The genomic DNA AAACTCTAGCAGTTGTATGCATTACTGGTACCAATTTGTCCATGTCCCCCACCCTCTCCTCACCTTTTGGCTCATGTCACTCCTtcaaaaaacttcaatttattaGTTTTTTAGAATAATTTCTGTACTATTTTTACAGTAGCTCATAAACGACCTCCCACTTCTTGTATTATCTGCAAAATTTCTGGAAGAGGTCTACTTGCGTGTAAATCTAAAAGCAGAAATTATACTGGCCAACATTTCcttcaaaagcaaaaaccaagATTGATGATCAAAACTGCTTTTGAAGTGTAATGAGAAACCAACTAACCCTTATTCAAACACAGAACTAGCTCTTGAGAGGGAAAACTCAAAACTGCATTGTATGCCAATATGCCAAGGCTAAGctggaaaacataaaaaaagaatggCCCACTCTTCTTTCACAAATACTGAAAAGCAAACAtcaataaggaaaaaaaaaaacagaataccAAAGGGGTaacaaacattttccattttacattttcattttccattttccctgTACAGTTTCATAAACCATTTAGTCATGTCAGAGCTTAAaaactgattttgaaaattttgaaaatggcttACTGTTAAACCCAAAAAACCTAAATCTTAGTATGATGCACCTAAACTTGTAGCAGTACTGCATCATAACAAAATTTTGGTTCCATAGGTATCTTGTGGTCTAGTCATCTTCTGAAATTTACCTTTCCCCTTCTCAACTTAAATGATTGCCTGTGACTATGCGACAGAAATTTAAGCACAAATAGTCAGTAGACTGAGAATTATCTTCATTCACGCTAAAGGATTAAGCTAAGTCATCTTCTTTTGGGATCAGGCAGTTAATTGAATCACTATCCTACAAACATGAAGCAATAGactattacaaaaaaagaatttgacaGAATATCTTCCAAACAACAGTCCATTAATCAGCAATAACTAACAAACACTAATGAACTAGAAATAATCAAAACTGCCTATGCTGTGGGTGAAAGGGAAACTACTTCCTAAGTTAGAAGTCAACTTGTTTGCTTTCTAACGCTTGATTGCTAATGGAACAAACTCAGATATCTAAGCAGTGatttacagaaataattttgcaaTAAAACTCTGTATTAGCTTGCACAACCACTGGTCCTATCCAAGTGTTATGACTTGCATGTGCACAAATTGCTCAATCTAGGAAGAGACCTCATCGCTCTCATATCAAGATTCATATTAATGAGATTGATTTTCACTAATTGTAGGTTAACAAATAATTGTATGTATACATATCAACAAAGACATTGTGCTATTTTTATTGCTACCACGAAATGATATGTAGTTCAATTTCTCAGAGCTACTTATAAATCACATAtaactttccaaattttttagagtgtattttatatttatttcatgattCAACTATTGGATGGTTGATTTTTCTAACAAATTGTACTGCAAAGTTTTGGTAACACTGTGTTATCTAAATATACTGCATCCCGCATTGAAGTGTTAGAAACAACTTTGATTAATTTTCAGAGTGTTTATGCTGTGGAAGCTTACAATACTTCCCTTGTGATAAGCTGGATGGATGTCATATTTGAGAACCAGAACCAACTCTATGATTTCCAGACTATGGACAAAAACAGATATGATGTCATAAAGTAAGCCTTTTCTCAGTAacagatttttttaatattagaCTTCCTATCACTTTGAATGAAAGCGTAATCCTAACTTGCTTCTTTATCCTTAAAACCACAATTCCAAAATCCTCAGCTGCCGAGTTTAGAAATGCAAGATTTTTTTGTTGCACATGcaattttgttcactttttccttaatttttacaAACTCTTGACACCCAGGCCAATGATGTtgcatcattttctcttttctctcataCCTGTAGCATCATTGCTGATTTAGGAAGTAAAATTGACATTGACAAGACTGTTATCAAGGATGGACTTACAAACACAGAATATAATGAACATACAAGAATCTCTTGGAAATATGGTTGTTCAAGTAAGTTTAGGACTTGTTAAGTGCTCAGCTAGTCAAATTACGTTAAGATCAGTGATAAACCTAATTTCAGATCTAAGTAATACAAATCTGTAGTTTATATTATGTCAgcccaaaatatttcaaatcataCCATCAACTGTAACAGACTAATTTTAACTTAGCAGCTTGTGTAAGGTGTTATGCCATTAGTTTCAGTAATTACTACAAGGAGTTAAACCTGGGGCAAatgagaacaaatccagtgagtcACAGCCTAGAGGTCTTTAACTAGTGACCAACAGATTTCAAGCCTAGTGCCATAACCTATGACTGGGCCAGACTGCCTCCATCAATGATGACACTATATGATAATCTCTCACACTCCCAGGAGTAAATTGAGTAAAAATAAAGAGTTTGTGAGATGGGATAAGAGTTACATAGTTACTCAGTATTTGTTTGGATATGTATTGTGGTTCAAATTATCCTTGGTTTGAGATTTTTCAAATAAggtttgagtttatttttctttgtgttttatTCACTATTTTAATCTGAAACTTTTGTGGGATTTGGAAGTCACACTTTTTGATAAAATGTAAGCTATGAACTGCAACATTAACTGGCATGACAACATTGAATTAACTTTCTATACCACCAGAGAGATTGTTGgacattattttcatttctgtttgtttcagGGACAGTTTCTGGAACTCCATTTTTCTTCTTGAATGGGGTTTTTGTTAGCCAGGCATCTGCTGCTTGGACTGTGGAGGAATGGAAACAGCTCATTGATCCTCTACTGATGTTCGGTAAGTAGGAAAACTAGTGATGAGTTTATCATTCCACAACCATGCAGCTTGAATAATTCCACAACCCTGCAGTTCCATGAAATGTGTCAGCAttcattacttttttcttttttttccagtgacTTTTTGAAGTTGTGATTATTGGCACCCCATTACAATACTGGTTGAACCACTTAACTTctacatcaagaaaaaaagaatctccttgactttttttattttaaaacacttaaaattacTCTGTTAAGTCTGCTGATTAGTGATGAGAAGAAGTCTGcaagattttgttttgcaaCAATATCAGAGCTAACTTTCAAACCTCCTCAAGGTTATCTGCTATAGAAAGACTCACCGAGGAAATTCTTCACACAAGGCCATCCAAACCCGAAAATGTCTGCCCACCACTCTACACAAACTACCCTCCATTCTCCACTTGCTTTAGTGCATTAATTTGGATTTGTGATCACTCTTTTTTTTGGCCGACAACCTCATCCTACATTCACCACATCTGACTGCAAGtccaatagaaaaaaattaagatcatTCATTATTTGTGAACACGGaataatttaagaaatgttttaagttaAGCCTTTGCGAAAGGAAAAACAATCGGTAAGAAGTAACCACGAAATAATCTCACCGTTGACTTCTTTGAGGAGGTCTAAAGAATTTAATATGcatgggaaaaaaaagtattattttaaTATCACACAAAAACGTCACAGCTTTATTTAGACTCAGGTCCTACAAGGCGAACAGAAGCTCAGTGTTATGTCGTTATCATGATCCATTATGCCAAACgtcccttgcgaactgaattcccagttttctgggaattccttggaattctcaaaaattcccaattatgcaaatgacccttgcaaaccgaattcccagttttctgggaatttctgggaattcctaggaattcctaaaaattcctaggaattcctaggaattcctaggaattctcaaaaattcccaactatgcaaattaactctgatttaaaaagcttggaattactgggaatttctgggaaaggaagactccagttttgtgaggacttggaatccctaggaattcctaggaattctcagctttatttgaggcaattttaataccctgaggtccacataaattctaagaaattctcaataccttgaatgtgaaggttttaagaaaaagagtaatttcagaggcttaaaactttggctcaataaaaggtatgctatacaaaacttaccaagagatatacatacatgtacatgtttataacttaaagatcatgaaatttattactcaaactaagttttagtaaatcttgacattaatatggattttctcatgaaccagctgtcagttatgttaaatggaaattgccaacttccacaataattaacaataattacattgttatcttacttccctaacctacattactggttgcctttgttagaaaaccttggaacagtcaagctcagttgcctcaaacgctgtcagagactttttgttgacaatacttttagtagaaatttcatgccttagacaaacaaattcaacacctaattaatctttcttttttcatgattgttgttgctgctttttttttttcagttttttgctctattttcatgactaattgctgtaatttgttttgctgtttttattcttacaaaacatttttataagaaaaggggaacattgactacctctgtcctgtctgcatgccaaatgtttgcaaagtgtgtggatgatccacaagtattggaactcttacaaaaatgttttgtatatgttccaatacttgtggatcatccacacactttgcaaacatttgggcatgcagacaagacaaaggtagtcaatgttcccttagaggaaaaacaccttttatatgacgtcttcaatttactttatttgaaactctgatctgaaaatatttgtcaacaagacttgttagtagtgagaagtaccaaccaagtttcctttcataacttaatttcttaaatgtcccaatcactggatctcccaaaaaaatattacatctttttatttttggtgcaaattacaagtccttctttatataaaaatgaaaagtgatagtcacacttcaataataacagctcttaagtttacttgttgttcttctctgtctgtcagctatcaacaagattgttttatacttcgggcagtgcataactatttgtggaccagagttccaacgcacctctgtaattgcatatagctactcctgtctcttgtacaaatgtttctcctttgtaagacgcactctactctgttgtcaatactgctttaagttcattggaaacgactgactgaggaatcgagatggcggtgttggaacgtgttgctgaacgcttgctacggtcaagctttgtagatttaggtactggtacactgggatcatctatgtatctcttatacttccgaatgtggtatccttcttttataagtatgagggtaaaagacgatttgtagtcgcattcaaaactgtgattggcttgtgttatttctcaccttggccattaacacaactcaagtgagtttcgagtctttgtttcctcgacaactttcggccacaaatcgtgcatttgtaatacgatcgattcttttcgattatttctacatagagtgagctcacatctttatttgtatcaccaagctatccatcttctagaagcagagaaccggtcggagaagtcagaataaagttaggcgcttctcttaacactgcaatcggcaagccagcggattcactttgctagccaattacaagtcctaaaagatccacgtgatcatgcccgtgatcggaaacaaagaagactccatttggcgctcatctttgaatgtactttggatcggttgatcgcttttctcaactgttttgcttaatataacatttctaaagatagcttttattgtggttcaatgggaaaacgagaatagcgtgagtgttgtaaaagaaaagaaagtcgttggcgccgtggagttaaaagaagggacaacagttgacatattgactggtacaaacaagggtcgagtggccatctgtaaagctacgattttgaaagtttgtggtgagtaaaaattgcgatattcgttacgtgatcaaaatcttataaaagaatagatgtagcgggttgaattaagcttacgtaacgctcggcgcaactgaaactagaataattctgagaatcgaatcggtcacttgcatgccgcagtttcttaagcttatgctttacaatgaaataaacctatcagtaaggtttcaagattcctctagtcacgtttgggaacattcaagattcataataggaactgttattaaacaaaccttagtacataaagaagccctccttggtaaaaacaaaataatgtattcagcccttttttagtaaaatccatgagagagatgtactaactccaatataaaagtcactcaatataacagagatttctcaatttgagaatccaatgaatgcccttttcctcatagccatcttaaaagcctggtctgagctttaaatatacatattttaatatattattttttttcaaattcagatgtcaaggaatccagatacaaaatggtcaagattcttgttgacaacctcattcaaggccaactcattgtgagcccaggaaaaaaaatacaaacagtacaaacagcagctaagtttgcagtttaggataacttcattctaatatattgttacagttacaacaagattttaatcaaaaaatcaattttatttgtctgtaattagccccttcactcccaagagtgcttggttttcaaatataacttaagatattgtattttatggaaaagaatcaacagattttattcacaatttgtgtcaaaccaaatttaatgattgattagaactattttatatgaatagctgtaattgaggattaatccgtatgaagttttcaagaaaagaaaaataaatcaaatcccatcctaatattaccacacattgatgttatttaatcaaaaatattttacatgtaagccttaattaagcttctaaataaatttcattgaatacttgaattttagctgggttttttttaatttaaagtatttattttatatcattagcctcaaatttttgcttaaaattcccagtaattcttaaacattcccaaaaattcccaaaaattcccagaaattcccagaaattcccagaaattcctagaaattttttagatttacagcttttcagggaaagtcattggttctctgagttggaattcctaggaattccaagtcctgttggctataaacttggaatttctgggaatttctgggaatttctgggaatttctgggaatttctgggaatttctaggaatttctaggtttttagaaccagagttgttatggttgggaattcctaggaattcctaggaattcccagtccgaatttaccgtgaaaattcacacctttattcctaggaattcctaggaattcctaggaattcctaggaataaattcctaggaattcctaggaaaatcctaggaattcctaggaattccaaaagccatttcgcaaggggtTACaggtaaaggaaaacaaatgtaTATCGCACAGATAACAGTGAAGTGCTTCAACTTTTTCCGTCGTGAAAGCAGAATTACTCTTAGACATGGGGCCCTTTGATCAGTCTTGTTCGAGAGTGCAGCGTTACTTGATGCGACGAAATTCTCTCGTTAATTAAAAGTATCTGAGTAGATTCCTGTTTAAGATTTCACGGGCAATGCGCTTTGCTAAAAAATTGGGTTTAATTTGAGTTGACATCAATCCCCTCCCTAAATTCTTAGGTATGCTTACCAAACGGAATGTTGGGTCTACTTCTAATTTAATTCACTTGCCACTCAATGTTTTAATGCAGCTTcccatttttatattttgttgtttacaCTTTTGTTTTGAGCTACACACTTGTACAACACAGTGACCAACTTCAGTTTGAAGGTCGCGttcattttccttattcttaGTTGTCAGAACCTCTATAACGTCAAAAGCATTACCATTAAGTTAAGCTCCTTTTGTAATTCCCCAGTTTTCAAATTTCCTTGGTTTGCAATTGAATGGTTTCAGACCCTCTTTGTGTCCTTTCCCTTTCGAAACTGCAACACAAACTTGACAATACAATGGATACTTTGGCATCCAATAATTTCCGATAGCAGTTCCACTGATGTTGCCATATCCTTTCCACTTCCACTCCAGATATTTATTGTACTCGGTTTCGTTGTTGCTAAGATACTGGAGGTATTCAGCCAACAGTTGTGGGCTCTTGAAATCACGCACTTTTATCACTGAACGGTTAAGATAGGGCCCGGGTAGAAACTCATCCAGCTTATCTGTAGCCATGACGACAGGAACCGAGCCTGCATCCATTGCGTGGTGTAGTTGAGCATCCACAAAATAATCACAGTCTTGGTTGAAGAACACCAGGCTGAACTTGTACTGTCTGGCCAGCATGGATTTAGCATCTATGAAATTAGTGCCctgtttgtttttgccataCCTGCCCACTAGACTATTATTGTTCCTTAGACAGGCGCCGAAAGAATCAACCTTTACAAACTTCATTAGCTGCCTCATGTACTCGGTTCGAACTACCTCGCAATTTGAGAAAGCTGCCATGATGAGCCCAGTCTTATTCTTAAAAGGAACAGGGGGTGCTACACCAGGCAGCAAGACAGAGGGATCTGGAAAGTCTGAGTCCAGCCGATAACTTTTCAAGTAGCTAAATTTCGACATGAAGCTGGCGTCGTACAATACCGGTGTGTAAATTGGATTTTCTCGAGTCTGCAGAATCCAAGGCACTGATTTTATTGGTGGGTCTGGTCGTGGGTCCCTGGCATGGACTAAAAAGGCATCTGCCTCTTTTGCTCTGGATTGGTCACTAGTCCACTCACACGGTACTGGGCAGTCacctttttcaaatgtttcgTGAAGATTGAGCCTTCTTCCAAA from Pocillopora verrucosa isolate sample1 chromosome 2, ASM3666991v2, whole genome shotgun sequence includes the following:
- the LOC131800050 gene encoding uncharacterized protein, with translation MTKFASHLLLAAVLITAGNSQIPLPKRPLGFVYKGGEPTVPIHLEAFVDLTCPDCQQAWPTLKKVADMYGPETVQFTLQLFPLPYHTNAFLAAQSVYAVEAYNTSLVISWMDVIFENQNQLYDFQTMDKNRYDVINIIADLGSKIDIDKTVIKDGLTNTEYNEHTRISWKYGCSRTVSGTPFFFLNGVFVSQASAAWTVEEWKQLIDPLLMFVTF
- the LOC131786373 gene encoding alpha-(1,3)-fucosyltransferase 11-like is translated as MGGKEYALKCTLGLILFAVLLWQLETNYFPSNENSTSMIPVAVWKTKTDDMKEPVKDSSKLKIKTAKITTQHGINVTTEGSETKRWLVVYWSTFFGRRLNLHETFEKGDCPVPCEWTSDQSRAKEADAFLVHARDPRPDPPIKSVPWILQTRENPIYTPVLYDASFMSKFSYLKSYRLDSDFPDPSVLLPGVAPPVPFKNKTGLIMAAFSNCEVVRTEYMRQLMKFVKVDSFGACLRNNNSLVGRYGKNKQGTNFIDAKSMLARQYKFSLVFFNQDCDYFVDAQLHHAMDAGSVPVVMATDKLDEFLPGPYLNRSVIKVRDFKSPQLLAEYLQYLSNNETEYNKYLEWKWKGYGNISGTAIGNYWMPKYPLYCQVCVAVSKGKGHKEGLKPFNCKPRKFENWGITKGA